ACGGGGATTCCGAGCCGCTCGAAACAGAATCGACGTATGGTCCACCGTCGTTGCGAGAGTTTGATGTTTCGTTAGAGAATTTCACGGGCCCGTTCGATCTGCTGTTGCGCCTGATTGCCCGCAGACAAATGGATCTGACGCAGATTGCGTTGGCAGCGGTTACAGACGAGTTCTTGGCCTACATTCGTAAGCAGCCCGACCTCTCTTCTGCAACGGATTTTCTGGTGGTAGCAGCGACACTGCTCCATATGAAGGCCGCGGCGTTGCTTCCTAAGAACGCGGTCGAGGACGACATTCTTGACGAGGACTTGGAGGCGCGAGATCTTCTTTTTGCCCGCCTCCTGCAGTACCGCGCCCTCCAGCAAGCAGCGGAGGTCTTGGTGAAACAGTGGGACAAGCATGCGGGCACGGTGGCTCGTTCAGTGCCACTTCAAGAACCGTACGCGTCACTTTTGCCGGAGCTGCGGTGGACGGCATCACCAGAGTTCTTTGCGTCTTTGGCAGCAAATGCACTTGCTGAGAAGCCACGTCCGGATGAAGCTCAGCATGTGGGTCGACCTGCGGCCTCGTTCGATGAGCAACTTGAAATCGTAAGAGCAAGACTTGAAGAAGGCTCTGTCGCGAGTTTTGCGGACTTAGTTCAAGACGCTTCCAACTCGGCAGTGGTGGTGACCAGGTTCCTCGCTCTGTTGCAGTTGTACCGCCAGGGCAACTTGGCCTTTCACCAAGATGATCCCATGGCCACCTTACGGATTGAGTGGGTTCCGCCAACCCCGGGCGCAGCGTTGGTGGCGTCCCTGCAAAATGGCGAAGTTGAGATAGCGAGGGGGTCCCACAGTGAGCGGCGATAAGGAAGATGCTGTGAGCATTGACAGGGAAGATGTCGCGGTGGCCGACACAGCGGGAAGAGGTGGGGACTCTCTCTCCCTTGAGGGTGTCGACCTCAGGGGGGCGCTCGAAGCTATCCTCATGGTTGCTCTGGTACCCGTTTCGCCTATGGACCTTGCAGCCGCCACCCAGATGCCTGTGGAGCAGGTTGAGGAGGCTCTACGGGGGCTCGCCGCCGACTATGACGGAAGAGATGGAAGCCGTGAGCGCGGTTTTGAGCTAAGGGAAATCGAGGGGGAGTGGCGGCTCTATTCGCGTTCTAAGTGGGCGTCTTGGGTCAGCCAGTTTGTCGCGGGAGCAGAGTCCACCAGTCTGACGCGGGCAGCAATGGAAACACTGGCCATCATTGCCTATCGGCAGCCGGTAACCCGCGGTCAAATCGCACGTATCCGTGGGGTTAATGTCGATAGCGTGCTACGAACTCTCGCTGCTCGCGACCTGATCGCCGAGGACGGTACCAGCCCAAGCGGGGCTCACCTCTTCCGCACCACGTCGAGCTTCCTGGAGTACATGGGAATGTCGTCTCTGGACGACCTCGTCCCCCTCGGACCCTTCATGCCTGGACCAGAGAATATCGATTACCTGCTTGCCGAACTACCATAGAGACAACGACAAGCGACGGGAGTCGCGGAACGGGGCACTAATCATGGCGAATGACCCTCACAAAGAGGATGGCATCCGACTTCAAAAGATCATCTCTCAAGCCGGTCTAGCTTCACGTAGGGCTGCAGAAGACATGATTCTGCAGGGCAGAGTCAGTGTCGACGGAAAGGTTGTGCGCAAGCTCGGTACCCGCGTAGACCCCGCTAAGCAGGTTGTGCGGGTGGACGGGGAGCGGGTTGAGATTGATGAGAAGGCCCACATTGTTTTGGCCCTCAACAAGCCGGTCGGCATGGTTTCCACTATGGATGATCCGGATGGGCGTCCCTGCCTATCGGACCTGCTGGCCGACTATCCAGAAAGGCTTTACCACGTTGGGCGTCTGGATGTGGACACATCGGGCCTCCTCCTGCTGACCAATGATGGGGAGCTTGCCAACCGCCTGACGCACCCTTCCTATGGAATCGAGAAGACGTATGTGGCTAGAGTCCACGGGGAGGTCAAGCCGTTTGTGAGGCGGACACTTCTTCGGGGTGTGGAGCTCGAGGACGGTCCGGTCAAGGCCGACAAGTTCCGTGTTCGCGACGTCCTCGGCGACATTTCGGCCGTGGAAATTACCCTCCACGAAGGTCGCAACCGCGTTGTACGCCGCATGATGGATGCTGTTGGTTTCCCCGTGCGGGAACTGGTGCGTATCGGCTTTGGGCCGATTCATTTGGACCGACTTCAGCCCCGCGGAATGCGCCGTATCAAGGGTGATGAGCTGCGCCGCCTGTACGATTCCGTTCAGCTGTAATGGCACTCATCCAGAGGGCGGAGGTCGTAACCGCCGGACCTGTGCTGATCATTGGAACAGGGTTGATTGGGACTTCAATTGCCCTGGCTCTACGTGGAAGTGGTGTGGCCGTTTACCTCTGGGACGCGTCACCCACCTCTCTTGCTCTTGCTGGTGATATGGGAGCTGGCACTCCGCTCAGCAGAGGATTTCAGTCGTTTGCAGACGTGTCTGACGGATCGGGTCTGGTGGTTGTCGCATCTCCTCCGGACGTCTCGGGAGGGATCGTCGCGACCTGCCTCAAGGCATTCCCGCGGGCAGTTGTTACAGACGTTGCCTCCGTAAAGGAAGCGGTCGTTGGGGACGTGTTTGCGTTCTCGACCGATCCTGCGGACGAGGGCGAAGCAGCTGCCACAGAGTATCTGGGGCTCAACGGGTCGGACCTGGCGCGCTACGTCGGTTCGCATCCGATGGCAGGACGTGCTCGTTCAGGTGCCAGCCATGCGGACGGCGATCTGTTCATCGGCCGACCCTGGGTCATCGTTCCTACTGAGCACTCGTCCCCAGCTGCGGTCACCACAGTTCGTAACCTAGCCGTGGATGTGGGAGCTGTTCCCATGGAACTTGGTCCGGTGGAGCACGACGAGGCCGTAGCACTCGTGTCCCACGTGCCCCAGCTGGTGTCTAGCCTTTTGGCCGCCCGCCTTGCAACCGCGTCTTCGGACGCCCTCGGACTGGCGGGGCAGGGGTTGCGAGACACGACGCGCATCGCTGCTTCCGACCCGGGTCTGTGGACGGCGATCATCGCGGGAAATGCCGACAGGGTGGCGGATATCCTCGTTGACCTCCGTGACGACCTCGTGGGACTGATCTCCGGGTTGCAGGCTGGGGGAGTCCAGGCTGACGGAGCTATCCCCCCGGGTGTCGCGGGGGCAATAGCGAAGGTCATGACCGCAGGCAATCAAGGCGTTGAACGTATTCCTGGTAAACACGGTGACTCTTCGAGGCGGTGGGGCTACGTCGAGGTCTTGGTTCCGGATGAGCCAGGGGAGTTGGGGCGATTGTTCTCAGAACTTGGTTCAATAGGCGTGAATATAGAGGACTTGGTCTTGGAACACTCCGCGGGACAGCCCGTCGGCTTGGCTCGACTGATGATTGAACCGGGTGTTGTTGAAGAGACACAGGTGGAGTTGGAAGCTCGGGGTTGGCGTATTGCAAGTAAGAGCTTGCGCTAGTTCTTAATGGTGTTGGCAACGGGCAGAAAGAGGGCGGGGATGTCTAGTCAGGGGAGTCGCAGCACTGAGGATTCTTTGGGGCCAACCAGAACCGAAGAGACATTTCAGTTGCGCAATGCTGTTGCAGGACAGGGTCTTCTGATAGGGATCGATGGGCCCTCTGGGTCAGGAAAATCCACCGTTTCCAAACGTGTTGCCGCCGAGCTCGGCCTCGCATTCTTGGAAACGGGGGCCATGTACAGGGCTTTGACCTGGAAGTGCATGGCTGCGGGTGTGGATTTGGACAACCCTTCTGCCGTGTTGCGTGAAGCGGACCATTTGGACTTTGAATCGGTCGGTACAGTGGCGCACCCAAAGTTCCTCGTTGGCGGGCGGGATGTTACGGATACTTTGCGCTCTGTGGAAGTTGCGGCAAACGTGTCGGTGGTTGCCGGCTATATTCCGGTGCGGCAGTGGATGGCTATCGCGCAACGGGAAGAGATGTATAAGGCTCGCGCAGACGGCCGAGGAATGATTGCTGAAGGTCGGGATGTGACTACGGTTGTCTGCCCGGATGCAGATGTAAGGATCCTCCTCCTTGCAGACCCGGAGGCGCGGCTGCGCAGGCGCGTCCTCGAAACCTACGGGCACGTAACCGACGACCTACTTGAGAAGACACGTGAACTGGTGAGTGGGCGCGACAAGACTGACTCCAAAGTGTCTTCGTTCCTAGAGGCTGCGCCGGGGGTGATCACTATTGACTCGTCGAGCAAGTCCGTTGACGAGGTCGTCGAGGACGTACTGTTGCAAGTGAGCGTTTGGATACAAGACCGGGTGCACGGCCGTGCCTAAGCCGGGACGCACCTTCCTTGCCATGGTGTGCGTGAGCACTCTGTGTTTGGGAGGGTGCGCGGTTTCCCCGTCAACAGGTAACGCCACGTTGCATGGCGACGACAACGGCGTTCAGGACGCCCAATCACAGCAGTCTGATCGGGACGACTACGACGACATGCGCGCCGCGGAACTGCCCCTTGCCCCCAAGACGATTGCTGATGTGCCATTTGACGTCTGGGTCTCCGAAGGGAGCATTCCAGACGACCTTGTCATCGGTGGTGCAGATCGCCCGACGAGGGCGAAAGAGGGTCGACAGTTCCACGTCCTGGGCTCCACTCGCGGGAAGACGGACGCCCAGGTGTTGACACTGATTGACGGGGGAGTCGCATTCGGCACTGGCACTTCCCCGCAGGTTTCCCGCGAAACCGTTGGCTTGATCGGGACAGAGGGCAAGTTCACTGCGCTGCAGGAGGTTCCCAACGTGGGCGACGGATCTACCCTGTCTGGCGACGCTCCATTTCAATCACTGAATGCAACAGGTGCGTCATCTTGGGGACAGGTTGTGGTTTGGGTTGCCGTGGGTACCGGCGGGAAGCAATGGGCTCTCGTCGGATGGAACGTTGAGACGGGGCAGGTTTCTGAGTTGGCAACAGCGGAATCTATGACACTTGGCTTCACTGGAATCTCAGCGCGCATGGTACCCGGATTGGAGCCTCCCAAGGTCAATGGTGGCTACGCATACTTTGAGGTCGCCATTCCACAGAATGTTTATGATGCCGCCACGCCCGGAGTGCGGTTCCATGAGATCCAAGTGAGCGGAGAATCAAGTCCTGACTACGGGGTGGCGGTCTTTCGAGTCCCGTTGGATTCGCCCGGCGACGTCGTTTTTGTTGGTCCATCTGCGCAAGTGATAGCCGACCCCGTGATCGATAGTGGGATGTTCTGGGCTGCGGCCCCTAGTAGCGACATCGACTCACTTCACGACGGAACACTCAGTGGTGACCTGGAACAGAACCAAAGCGGCTCTGGGCTCGGCACCGACAACGCTGCTCAATCTGGCCAGTGGGACCCGCTTGCCGGCCTGGAATCATTTAACTATTCGAACCTGTTAGAAGTTGCCGCAGGCAAGCAGGTGCACGAATCTAAAGCTCCGGATTTGGTCGTGTGGCGCAATGCCTCTGTCATCTCACCTCTATTGGGGTTTGGACCAGCAAACGATTGGGTAATCAGTGACCTTGAGGCTTCGCAACGGTATCTAGTTGTTGCACTCACAAAGATGTCCGTGGTGCGCGGAGAGGAGCAGTCTTCTTCCGATGGGCCACCTGCTTGGCTGGTTGCTTGGGACATGGAGACCGGGCGGGTGGCTGGGCTCGCGAAGTCGGAAGTTGCGGTTCCTAACCTGTCTGTTTCCGGCGACATGGTGGCGTGGGGTGCAGGCGCCGACTTATCGCAGGCGACCTCGGATGCCATTGGGAACGTGAGTGACGAGGGCGCAAGTGACGGATTCGTATGGCAGATTGGCAGCGATGTCGTGTTCCAATTGCCCAGTGAGGACGTGGTTGTCCCGCCACAGATCTCGGGGCACACGATTGCGGTGCGCCAGGTGGATTCCGAGGGCGTCAGTGGCTGGACTTTCCTGCGATGGATCACCGACTAGGCCCGTGATCCATCACGGGGACGCCATCTATGACCTATCGCTCCTTCGCAACTGCGCGTGCGATTTGTGGCAGCCGGTAGCCCTGCCGTAAGATCGGGTGGTTGAAAGAAACGGGCTGTGGCGCAGCTTGGTAGCGCACTTGACTGGGGGTCAAGGGGTCGCAGGTTCAAATCCTGTCAGCCCGACCAAAAAATCGCGGAAACTCAAGGGTTTCCGCGATTTTTTCGTAGGTGAGATTTGATCTGGTCATCACAAACCCATCTTTTTGACACGCCGAGGGGGCATTCGGGCGGCAGTCGCCCGGTAGGGTCCCGACCGCCCCGGTTGTGTACGGTCAGCTGCGATGTGCGCCGTGCACCTGTTCGTCATGGACACCGAAGCGCAACCCACCCCGCGGGGCCTGGAGCCACTGATCGATGTCGGCGAGCTGGCCACGTATTTGGGCATCCCCGTTTCGACGATCTACGACTGGCGCACCCGCGGCCTCGGCCCGCCCGCGTACCGCTTCGGCAAACACCTGAAGTTTGCCGTCTCCGACGTGCGTGTCTGGATCGAGCAGCAACGCGACGGCGCCAAGGCCTCCCCACTCGACGGGAGGTGACACGATGAGCCGCCCACGCCTCACCATCGGCACGTTCGGCACGATCGGGTACCAGACCGCGTCGAACGGTCGCGTCACCGCCCGCGCGAGGTATCGGGACTGGGATGGAAAGTCGCGGCTCGTGCAAGCCACCGGCGACACGAAGCGAGCCGCCGAACAAAGGTTGAAGGCGAAGCTTGCCGAGCGCACGCTCTACCAGCCCGCAGGCATCGGGCTGACTGCCGATAGTCCATTCCCTGACCTGGTGGCGTACTGGCTTGAAGATCTTGATCTTGAAGACCGGCTCTCGACCACCACCCGACGGCTGTACGAACGGAACATGCGTACGCTCGTACTGCCCGCGTTCAAAGACCTCACGCTGCGCGAAATCGGTGTCGCCCGCTGCGACCACTTCTTGAAGCAGCTTGCGAAGCAAAGCTACAACCGTGCCAAGCAGGCCCGGGTGGCATTGCGGCTCGCGCTCGGGTTCGCGGTGCGGCACGAGGTGCTACCGCGCAACCCGATGGATCACGTCTCACGGCTCCGGAAACCCCCGACGACACCGAACGCGCTCACCCCCGCCGAGGTAAACGCCATCCGCACCGCGATCGCGTTCTGGGAGACCGGGCTCTCACCCTCCGGACCGAAACCGGACGGGCAGCTCGGCGCGATCGTCGAGGTGATGCTCGGCACGTCGGCCCGCATCGGTGAGGTGCTCGCGATCCGTCGCCGCGATATCGACATCGTGAGCGCCCCGCCATCGATTCGCATTAGCGGCACCATCGTCGCGCACCGTGGCGAACCGACCCAGCGGCAGGATCATCCCAAGACCGCGAAGTCCAGACGCACCGTCGCACTCCCCGCGTTCGCTGCCGAGGCTGTGCGGCTCAGGCTCGCCCGCCGTGATGATGCCTCGCTGGATGCACTGTTGTTCTGCAATCGTGACGGTGGCCCGCTGACAACGAACAACGTGCGTAGGCAGCTTCGGCACGTGCTCGACCTCGCGGGCATCGAGGGCGTCACACCGCACATGTTTCGTCGCACGGTTGCCACCGCAATCAGCAATGAGGCTGGTGTCGACCTTGCTGCCGAGCTACTCGGGCACACGGACCCGGCGATCACGGTGCAGCACTACATTCGCCGCAACGAGATGGTGAATCCGGCGACCGCCGATATGCTCGACCGCGTCTTCGGGAAGGAAGTATGAAACAGGTTCTGTCTACACCCCTCGTTTAGCGGTTATTGCCGCCGACCTCTCGGCGAGCACGGATACCCGCGAACACAGCGCGGCCCTCAGCACAATCGAAGATCTGAGGTTGCGATGGCTGGCCGAACACTGAACACTTCTGATGCGATGTCATGCACTCAGGCACCGGAATCGATTTCCCCAGTTGCGAAGTCGATGTTGGCGTAGAACGCGTCTTCAGCTGCTTCGCGGTCTTGGATGACCTGTTCTACGACCTCCTGATTGTGTTCTTCGCCTGGCCAGGGTGTCTGTCTGGTGGGTCGATCGCGGTCTCGTCGAGTGCCGCTAGCGGCAACCCAGTCACGAAGTCGGTTGCGAGCATCTGTGAAGTCTCGATGCCAGCCGAACGGGGCTGAGCCGTCTTGTTCCGCATCGTAAGCGCTGAGCCAGTGTAGGTGCAGCGCCGACAGCTCCCAGAGAAGCTCTGGGTGGCGGTGCCAGAGCGGCGGCACTTCTGACGCCGGAAGCCCATATTCCAACCTGAGCCAGTTCACCCGCCGGTTGAGTGCGAGCAGCTCTTGCTCAAGGTCGTGGGAGGTGAGTAGATTCCAGTTGATCGGGCGCGGCGGTGCTGTCTCGTCTTCAGGCCTGAAACTTGGTTCGGGCAAATCGTCGAGTACTTCGTCAGTGCGATTGTTGTCAGTCATCGTTGCGCTCCTGCCGTTTCAGCGACCGAGTGTCGGAGCGTCAGTGCTCGGTCGCTTCTGAGGGGATTCGAACGCACGGCTCTGACCGCGTGCCGGTACATCGTGATCTGTGGCGCGCTGGCTTCGTTCCACGCTGTACTGGGTGCGAGCAGTGTCATGACCGATCTTTTTGGCGACAAACTCCACGCCGTCTGTGGCTTGGCCGTCGCGCTCGTAGCTGTACTCGTGCAAGTAGCCTTCGGCGACGAAGCTGTCGCCCTTCGAGAAGCGCTCGTACGCGCGCTCTGCGGTGGCGCGATACATCACTAGGTTGTGGAAGGTTGTTTCGAGCTTCGTAAACGTGCCATCGTCTTCGCGGCGAAAGTTCTCTTGGCCGAAGCGGGCGTAGAACCGTGCGTCGCCGCGGTCCGTCTGAGTGAGTTGAGGGTCGCTGGCGATGAAACCTGAGATCGACTGCTGTGTGCGGATGGTCATGGGACCGTCCTCCTGCCTGGTTGGGAGCGGCCACGTCAGCCGCTCGTATCAGGAAGGTGCGTAGGCGCAACCAGCTCGGTAGCTCGTCACTCGCTGATGGGTCGGTTTTCGAGCAGTGTTTCGATCTCACTGCGTTCGCGTTTGAGAGAGGCTGCGTCAGAGCGCTTCGGCCGGGGCAGTAGGTCGACGATGATCGGTGGAGCTGAGCGCAGCAGTAGGACTCCTGTGCCGAATGGCATGGTGCGGATGCGGTCGGGCGGCATGATCGGCACCCGGCGCACTGATCGCTGACTGCTTCGTGAACCGTAGTCACCGAGCGTGACAGAATCGGTGAACTCGTCGCGTTCACCGATCAAGGTCGAGAGGTCTTGCAAGTCGCGCGAGTTCGATGCGCCACCGAGAATGATCTTCGCGATGCTCGAATCCCAGATTGCTGCGGCTTGATCCTCGCTCCATTTGTCTCGGGCCTGAGCGAGTGATTGCAGCACAGGCATCGTCGTGATTCCAGTACCGCCGCCCTCCGCCATGAGCGTGGGAAGCGATGGCAGAGGTGCAAGGTTTCCGATCTCGTCGAGCGCGAGCAGCAACGGCGGATCAAGTCGCGCACCGGGAGATCGTGCTGCCATTCGGCGGGCGGTTTCAACGAGGTCCTCAACGAACGCGGCAACGAGCGCAGCACTGTTCCCTGCGCCCGCACCGGTTGCTAGCAAATAGAGGGTGCCCTTCTCACGGATGAAAGCTTCAGGGTCGAAGGCTTCATCTGGGCCGGGACTCACCGCATCGAGCACGCGAGGATCGGCGAGAGCGGCGAGAGCCAGTGAGACGCCCTGCCAGATCGAATCTCTGGTGCGCGGATCGGTCTCGATCATTGCTTCCAGGCCCTCGGACCAACCAGTTGCCGCCCGCGGTGAAGCATTCAAGATTGCGACAGCGTCGGCAGCGGCGAGCCCGGCTGCGCGAATCATTGCCGTCAGTGGATCCTCGCACCCACGAATCGGAGACCAGCGCAATCCTGCGGGTACGCCTTCAGCCAGATGTTGCGGGTCGAACACCATCACGGGGCCGACTCGCATTCGAGCCCGAAGCGTCGCAGTCAGATTGTCGGGACGGGTGGAGGTCGTCACGACCGCGCCTGGTGCGTCGAGGATCGCCGGAATCACGATGTGTAGGCCCTTGCCTGAGCGAGGCGGACCGATAAGCAGAATCGAATCTTCGACGCTCGCCCAGACGCCCTTCCCACGGGACTGCCCGAGTCGGTATCCAACGTCAGAAGGCTCCGGCCGCTCGAGCGATGGCCGGAGAGTAGCTGCTCTGCGCAGTAGCGCGCGGGACGATGCGGTGGCCTGCACCTCGTATGCGGTGGCTGTCCCAGGGAGCCTTCGCGGATCCGTATCGACCTTGCGTGAGTGCCGTCTCCAACGAGTCCAGGCCCACATGAGTACTAGGACGAGAACCGCGAGCATCACGCCCACAATCAACCAGTACACAAACGGATTCAATGTGTCGCTGCCGAGCGCCCGGCCCGGGTGCGTCGGATCAAACAGGACCCCAACGCCTCCCGCAATACCCTCACTGGGTTGACTCACGCGTGTGAGAAATGCTGCGACTGATCCGGAGGCGCGGAGCACGAGAGTGAGTCCGAGGATCCCAATGAGCACCGCGATCAGGATGTTGGTCATCTCGTCTCCGAATGAACCAGACTGCCGCCCTTGGATACTCATGGAAGCCGCTCAGTCACGATGCGACCTGACACATACCCAATGAGTGCTACTTTGCGCACTTGGCTTGTGAGCTGGTCGAGGTCGATCACGGCTCGTGCGACTCCAGAATCGTCACCTTCTGCGGTGCTCACTGGAATCGCGACAAGAACGTCCTCGCCCTGAATGAATCCGCCACCAGTGATTTCGATGAGTCGGGGAGGTTTGCCTCGCCGGGCCCGACGAGAATCTGGTTCTGGTGCAGACGGTGCCGCCACGTCGGCTGTCTCAGGGGTGCCGCGCCTCGCATGAATGATCTCAGTGAAAA
This genomic stretch from Schaalia sp. JY-X169 harbors:
- a CDS encoding ScpA family protein, which gives rise to MAQKLWGDDNGDSEPLETESTYGPPSLREFDVSLENFTGPFDLLLRLIARRQMDLTQIALAAVTDEFLAYIRKQPDLSSATDFLVVAATLLHMKAAALLPKNAVEDDILDEDLEARDLLFARLLQYRALQQAAEVLVKQWDKHAGTVARSVPLQEPYASLLPELRWTASPEFFASLAANALAEKPRPDEAQHVGRPAASFDEQLEIVRARLEEGSVASFADLVQDASNSAVVVTRFLALLQLYRQGNLAFHQDDPMATLRIEWVPPTPGAALVASLQNGEVEIARGSHSERR
- the scpB gene encoding SMC-Scp complex subunit ScpB, which codes for MSIDREDVAVADTAGRGGDSLSLEGVDLRGALEAILMVALVPVSPMDLAAATQMPVEQVEEALRGLAADYDGRDGSRERGFELREIEGEWRLYSRSKWASWVSQFVAGAESTSLTRAAMETLAIIAYRQPVTRGQIARIRGVNVDSVLRTLAARDLIAEDGTSPSGAHLFRTTSSFLEYMGMSSLDDLVPLGPFMPGPENIDYLLAELP
- a CDS encoding pseudouridine synthase, which translates into the protein MANDPHKEDGIRLQKIISQAGLASRRAAEDMILQGRVSVDGKVVRKLGTRVDPAKQVVRVDGERVEIDEKAHIVLALNKPVGMVSTMDDPDGRPCLSDLLADYPERLYHVGRLDVDTSGLLLLTNDGELANRLTHPSYGIEKTYVARVHGEVKPFVRRTLLRGVELEDGPVKADKFRVRDVLGDISAVEITLHEGRNRVVRRMMDAVGFPVRELVRIGFGPIHLDRLQPRGMRRIKGDELRRLYDSVQL
- a CDS encoding prephenate dehydrogenase, with translation MALIQRAEVVTAGPVLIIGTGLIGTSIALALRGSGVAVYLWDASPTSLALAGDMGAGTPLSRGFQSFADVSDGSGLVVVASPPDVSGGIVATCLKAFPRAVVTDVASVKEAVVGDVFAFSTDPADEGEAAATEYLGLNGSDLARYVGSHPMAGRARSGASHADGDLFIGRPWVIVPTEHSSPAAVTTVRNLAVDVGAVPMELGPVEHDEAVALVSHVPQLVSSLLAARLATASSDALGLAGQGLRDTTRIAASDPGLWTAIIAGNADRVADILVDLRDDLVGLISGLQAGGVQADGAIPPGVAGAIAKVMTAGNQGVERIPGKHGDSSRRWGYVEVLVPDEPGELGRLFSELGSIGVNIEDLVLEHSAGQPVGLARLMIEPGVVEETQVELEARGWRIASKSLR
- the cmk gene encoding (d)CMP kinase, encoding MSSQGSRSTEDSLGPTRTEETFQLRNAVAGQGLLIGIDGPSGSGKSTVSKRVAAELGLAFLETGAMYRALTWKCMAAGVDLDNPSAVLREADHLDFESVGTVAHPKFLVGGRDVTDTLRSVEVAANVSVVAGYIPVRQWMAIAQREEMYKARADGRGMIAEGRDVTTVVCPDADVRILLLADPEARLRRRVLETYGHVTDDLLEKTRELVSGRDKTDSKVSSFLEAAPGVITIDSSSKSVDEVVEDVLLQVSVWIQDRVHGRA
- a CDS encoding helix-turn-helix domain-containing protein, which encodes MHLFVMDTEAQPTPRGLEPLIDVGELATYLGIPVSTIYDWRTRGLGPPAYRFGKHLKFAVSDVRVWIEQQRDGAKASPLDGR
- a CDS encoding tyrosine-type recombinase/integrase, whose translation is MSRPRLTIGTFGTIGYQTASNGRVTARARYRDWDGKSRLVQATGDTKRAAEQRLKAKLAERTLYQPAGIGLTADSPFPDLVAYWLEDLDLEDRLSTTTRRLYERNMRTLVLPAFKDLTLREIGVARCDHFLKQLAKQSYNRAKQARVALRLALGFAVRHEVLPRNPMDHVSRLRKPPTTPNALTPAEVNAIRTAIAFWETGLSPSGPKPDGQLGAIVEVMLGTSARIGEVLAIRRRDIDIVSAPPSIRISGTIVAHRGEPTQRQDHPKTAKSRRTVALPAFAAEAVRLRLARRDDASLDALLFCNRDGGPLTTNNVRRQLRHVLDLAGIEGVTPHMFRRTVATAISNEAGVDLAAELLGHTDPAITVQHYIRRNEMVNPATADMLDRVFGKEV
- a CDS encoding single-stranded DNA-binding protein, whose translation is MTIRTQQSISGFIASDPQLTQTDRGDARFYARFGQENFRREDDGTFTKLETTFHNLVMYRATAERAYERFSKGDSFVAEGYLHEYSYERDGQATDGVEFVAKKIGHDTARTQYSVERSQRATDHDVPARGQSRAFESPQKRPSTDAPTLGR
- a CDS encoding type IV secretory system conjugative DNA transfer family protein, which gives rise to MSIQGRQSGSFGDEMTNILIAVLIGILGLTLVLRASGSVAAFLTRVSQPSEGIAGGVGVLFDPTHPGRALGSDTLNPFVYWLIVGVMLAVLVLVLMWAWTRWRRHSRKVDTDPRRLPGTATAYEVQATASSRALLRRAATLRPSLERPEPSDVGYRLGQSRGKGVWASVEDSILLIGPPRSGKGLHIVIPAILDAPGAVVTTSTRPDNLTATLRARMRVGPVMVFDPQHLAEGVPAGLRWSPIRGCEDPLTAMIRAAGLAAADAVAILNASPRAATGWSEGLEAMIETDPRTRDSIWQGVSLALAALADPRVLDAVSPGPDEAFDPEAFIREKGTLYLLATGAGAGNSAALVAAFVEDLVETARRMAARSPGARLDPPLLLALDEIGNLAPLPSLPTLMAEGGGTGITTMPVLQSLAQARDKWSEDQAAAIWDSSIAKIILGGASNSRDLQDLSTLIGERDEFTDSVTLGDYGSRSSQRSVRRVPIMPPDRIRTMPFGTGVLLLRSAPPIIVDLLPRPKRSDAASLKRERSEIETLLENRPISE